Below is a genomic region from Micropterus dolomieu isolate WLL.071019.BEF.003 ecotype Adirondacks linkage group LG08, ASM2129224v1, whole genome shotgun sequence.
ttgggattctgtctttcactgttagaatgtacatatgattaaaattatagattgttgcattctttgtaagtgggcaaacctgcaaaatcagcaaggggtcaaatacttttttcccccactgtatatatcaGATCACCATAATCTAATATGGGAAGAAAAGTGGCCGTCACCAGGTATTTTCTAGCATGAATGGATAAGCATGATTTTGATCTGTAGAGAAAGCCAAGCTTTATCTTGTTCTTAGAAACCAGGTTGCTAATATGAGTTCCGAAACACAGTTTACAATCAACGATTATACCTAAATATTTACAACTGTTAACTAACTTAATTTCATTTCCTTAAAAAGTTGAGATGCTTGAAGTAGTAACTGGAAGTTGTCTTGAGTTTGTGAATCCCATTACTTTGGACGTTTCTGCATTTAAGACCAACTTAAGCTGTTTTAAACGTCTCTGAATAATATTGAAAGCAGACTACAAAAGATCAAATGTTTGTGCAGTAGATGATGCTGTACAGTAAATGACAGTGTGGGCCCAAGGACTGAGCCTTGTGGAACCCGCTTGGAAATGGgcaaaaaggaagagaaaaaggcaGCCATCTGAACACTTTGGGTTCTACCTAACAGATAATTTGCAAACCAATCTACAGAATGCTTAGACAGGCCAATGCTCAGTAGTCTATTTACCAGAATGCAGTGATCAACTGTCTCAAAAGCTTTTGAAAGATCTATGAACAGTGCAGCATACATTTTCTTGATATCCAGTGCCCCAACAATATTATGTATCACTTTCAGTGCTGTAGATATGGTGCTGTTTTGTttcctaaaaccagattgaaaggGGGATAAGAcatcatttgaatttaaaaattcCTTTAGCTGCTCACCAACCAAACGTTCAAGGAGCTTGGCTAAAACACACAGCTTGGAAATAGGCCTATAGTTATTTAAAatagagggaaagaaagaaatgataatctacaggagaaacatatctgacagcaatacagaatacctgagagccttactgcaatATAAATAGCCTACactatagttttatattttgaattgtcacctgtcatctgaattttgtgtttccttttatgcagcttaaataaagacatttccttaAAGCTTCCTTAAAACTCAAATTTTTATCAAAAGTAATTGTAAAAATCATAATAGATGTATTGATATGGCCTATGATGTTTCATAATTAAATGTAGCTCAATgatcatttactgttgctttatagacTTACTTTGGGCGGcggtggaggggtggggggtgaaaACATtgaagatttctgggctgggctcctgggctaagcccccaatgtctCAAGAGCCTGGAAAACGTCCCTGACAGCCACAGACCatggaattttttattttattcatttttgtgtcagagcacttgatttattgattgctgttgggatgtaaagagaacatcgacaaatatttaaaaaatggttCTGAAAAAAATTGCCTAGGCCACCTTTAAGGCTGCTCCCGGCTCATGtctggtctggacaaaatggaaCTCTTCCAGAGACTTAAAATGTtgtgcacacatttttacagaGACCTTTTCCATCAAGATCCCAAATGCAGCTGACTCTGGCAAGATGAAAAGAGGCCAACTCTGTGTTTACATCAAtaatgcttggtgctcaaatgcTGTCCAAGTGGATGGACAGCAAATGTTAATTcaaaaccaaattatcaacactATTTTGTTACAGCTGTTTCCATTCCACCAGAAgcaaaatgcactgcagaattaTTTCCCGGGTGTACATACATTAGGTATGTATGTTCTCACCGTAGGTTGCTGAAAGAGGCCGCGCTCAGGAGGAGTTTGGGTGGGCTCACTGGCCCAAGGATGGCGGGAGGTCCCCCCGCTGAGGAGGTTGCTGTCCCTCCGCGGCAGCAGTCCCCAGCTGTCACTAACATTACTGTGGCTGTAGAAACGCAGCACTCTCCTCGACTGTCAACTGTGCCTCTACTCTTCCAACCAACATCATTGATTGTTGGAGACTAAGGAATATTCACTTTGCCAATGTAATCACATACTGTCTTCCTGGTGCTCCCCTGATATCTTGGACAAACTGCCTGAATGTTTGGCAACTCTCCCGACATCTATCAGGAAAATCATAATCCACGTTGGCCTGAGATCCTCCAGCAGGGGTTTCCTGTGCATCCCTGAGGCCTGGCTGAAATCTAGAGGAGATAGAGTCTTTGCGGTAAgggccccaaggctctggaaTGATCTGCAGGATAACATGATGTCCGAGTCGGTGTCTTCTTTTAAGTCTCGCCTGAAAATTATTCAGGAAagcattttctgattttatctgaTTGGCTAGccgttttgttgttttactttaattttaatttgtgcGTGCTTTGTCGTATTTCAATGGTGTCTTTTTAACTGTTATGATTTTAATTGTTATCttctgtgaaagcactttgtactctgtttgataagtgctctacaaatgaagttattattataaataactctatatgttgttttatttgatttattttgtctgtcaCACTATtctaatataaatgtaattaattattatgtttactgtttgtagcataaagggaaagcaaactttaattttgttgaTGATAAATGAATTACCTAGATCTTTGATCCTTATAAATCTATTTGGTTACCTTGACGTCTCTGATAAAGTCATGCTGCAAAATGCTTACGCTTACGCTTTCTGCGTAGCAACATTACCACCAccaaaacatgtttataaaCTAATCCTATATAGTAGTAATTTGCATTGTCAGATACGTTCAGGAAAAAACATAATTGCTCTCTTTActctttctgcagagtcaaagGCATCTTGATTTGTCAGATGACATCAGGTAGTATTTGCATTACTGTCTGCTCTGTGCCTCGGCGGCCTCTATTGATGCCTTTACAGACTATGATTTAGATTTACACAACATATCAACTAATTCAGTTGTATCAACGCATCAAAAGCATTTTTGTCTCACCATTCTGTGTAAGATATGAAAATTACCTAAATGGATTTTAATTATTGGATTATTTTGGTATTATTATACTGTAGCTGTAGGTGTAATGTAGCTCAAACTGCatcatatacagtacagtgtaaCATGCAAAAACCTTACtcatctttctttgttttctatatAATTCTATTTTAATAACATCAAAAAACAAGTTGAGAAGTTTCTCACTTAAATATGAAgtcattaatttttattttaaattgtgagTTTACCCACATTATTTTCTAAACATGTataaaccagaaaaaaaatgttcatgttcAAGAATTCCATTAGTGTGTTTgtacaaaaatatacacaaacttAAAGAAATTTCTGGCAAAATTTAACTTGACATTGGACtgttggaaaataaatgtgtttccgTTCATTGTGGTGATTATCACTGTGATTGATTATTCAAAGTTTAATAACTGGAGAAAAGTCTGTCAATGAATTGCGATGAAGAAAGTTACAACAGAGAGTATTTGCGTAACATATATGCTTACaagattaataaaataaagattatgacagcatttgtgtatttgttcagAATAGGTCCTCATCACTTCAGTGACTCTGCAACAGCACATAATTTCCTCCTTCACAGAAAAGCTCATGTGTCTCGTGTCAGTCACTCCACAGTCTCTCTCTACAGTATGTTGGCCCCACAGGAGTGAGGCTGCAGTATCTGAAGTGTAACAATGAGTTTAACAGATTTTCTAAACCAGGGGTAGAAAAATGCGTAGATCAAAGGGTTTAGGCAGGAGTTAAACAGTACCACAAATATCATAAGAACCTCAGTTGAAGAACCAATTACAAGTTCGtagcctgagagagagacacagtaaaaTGGACAGTAACACATGagaaacacagcaacaacaacaccaagaCTCCTGGCTGCTTTCAGCTCAGATTTCTTAGCTGTTACAGTCGCTGATCGCTTCAGGTTGACTGCTGTAATGTGGGAGCGCATGGCACGAGCCTGAGACACAGCCACTGCAAACACTCTCACATACAGAATGATGATGGCAGTGATGGGAATGATGAAGCTGAAAATAAGGTCAACAACTCCTATTACGTTAATCACACATTCTCCATAGCAGGAATTATACATTCCTGGTTGTTTCAGGTTATCATATAAAAGCACAACACTGTAAAAAACAGAGTAACCCCAACACAGGAAAACCCAGATTTGAACTCTCTTTGCAGTGATTTTGGTGGGGTAGTGCAGAGGGTCACAGATAGCCACATAACGGTCGACTGATATGAGCACCATGTTTAccactgaggcagagagagtgaTTATGGGTATAAAATGATACAGAACACACACCAGGTCACCCAGGAGCCAGCAGGGCTCTGTTGAGAGGATTTGAAACGGCATCACAAGGAGGCCCACAAGGAAGTCTGagacagccagagagaggaggaggaggttggtGGGGGTGTGGAGCTGCCTGAAGGGAGAGAATATCATCACTGTGAATGttacaaacacaaatattacAAACAACATTATTGCCAATAGAAGTAGTTTTTTTATATAAGCATTAATGACATTAATGAGTTAAAACTCCAGTGTATCTATATAATAAACGTGGCTGTAATAAGCACTGTTAATAAACAAAAGTCTCATCAAACCATCAGGATGTAATGCTCAGATCTCACTACAACAAAACATTATCAATGCTAAAATATTTAACTCTGCCTGAAGTGGGAGATGGAGATGATGACCAGCAGGTTGAGAGCCGCAGTgagcagagagatggaggacagCACAACATAAATGAACATTGCCTCAGACTGAGGGCGAATGTGCTTCTTGCAGGAAATGTTGAGGAGTTGTGGAAAGCAGAGTTCAGCTTCCTCCAGGGTCTGCAtcatcagagagagaggaggagaggagaagctgCTGAACACACAGCTTTGTCAGCAAAGTTCTGTCATAAAGCTGATTTATAtctctcctcatctccttctctccctcccctcctgtcCAATAGCCTCTGTCTGATCTTCCTTCTCCCTCCATCTATGCGTCATACTCTGCATCTGCAACTTCATCACTGTAGTGGCTATTTGTccataaacttaaacaaaaacaaataataacaaacttcTCAATACTTCTGTCTCAATCTGTGCAGCATGTGATTGCGTCCAGCATGTCCAAGTTGGCAATGGATGTAACGCAATATGAGCTGGGAAACATGCAAATCCTTTGACAGAATCACAGGATGCTTTACCTCCCACGGCAGTGCAGATTTAAACAGACGTCCACCAACTCTGAGGATGCCATCTTCGATGAAGGGGTCGAGGCGATACAGAGGACTGTCTTTAAAAACAGTCTTTGGGTCATGTtctagtgaggaaatttcagtACTGAATCTTTGGTTTTGTGCAAANNNNNNNNNNNNNNNNNNNNNNNNNNNNNNNNNNNNNNNNNNNNNNNNNNNNNNNNNNNNNNNNNNNNNNNNNNNNNNNNNNNNNNNNNNNNNNNNNNNNaattcaattttatttatatagcgccaaatcacaacaacagttatctcacagcgcttttcataaaagagcaggtctagaccgtactctgtgatgatatttacagaagcccaacagttcccaccaagagcaagcactaggcttGCTGACAACTTCTTACAATGTCTCTTGGTTGCCCTCTAGTGTACTGTTCTAGGAAGTATAGACAATCACTGAAATTTTGAGTTTTATCCTCAATGCAATTTTCAAAGGCTCTGAGAAAAGATTTGAAATACAGGATCTCCATCAAATACAGGTATATTTCTCATAGGCAGAGCAGAGGCTGTGTTTTGTTGGACCAACAGTGCGGTTATTTCATTTTGACGCTGCATGATGTTCAAAATGTCCGGAGaattgatggatggattatcGTCACAAACATCTTGCAAACCCAGTGATTGTGTATCTTGCCTTTGAAACACAGGAATGACATTAGGTATGGGTAGTTGTTTTACAACATGTTTGGGTTGAACACCAACAGGGACAGAATTTAACAAGCGACTGGAGGTAGGTTCAGAGCTTTTATTGGTGGGCACATAGCGTTCAGCATTCGGATTTAGTTCATATGTCCCTTGAGTTTCTGACCTTTTCAAGTAAGAATTCATGCCGTCTGATGTTTGAGATGAACATCTTGAAACATTAGAGCCACACTTTGAGCTTACTTCCAGAACCTCCAATTTTGCATTTGTCACCTTTAATTCTGCCTCCAGAGCAAgttgttctttttctctccttaaATGTTCCCCTTTCTTCCGTAAGTCCTCTTGTTCAAGTTGTATTTGTTCCTCCTGATCCTCCAAAATATGCCTTTGTTTTAGAGCAGCCATGCGTTCCTGTAATGCTGCTCTTTCTGCTTGCACTAATATTTTTGCAGATGCACTGGATGAAGTTTTTGACAGTTTAGAACCAGCCTTTGAACGCGTTTCAGAACCTTTATTGGATACACTGTCCTCAGGCCCAATATCAGTTGGATTATCAGGTGGTTTAATTGGAAGTTCATATGAATGGCCTGTGTTTGATAACCAACCTTTGACGTCATCAATAAAGCTTGAAAAacacttttccttttgttcaaaATATTTATCTTGTTTCTCCTTCTCGTCCTGAGGTATGTCCAGTGACACAAACGACAAATGATGTTGTTTTGCTTCATCAACACATATTATTATTTGATCCAAAAGAGACTTGACTGCATCAATATTGTCTGCAGAATGCATCAACTTATCCATCTGATTCATGTGCGATTTGGCTCGTCTGCATTGCACCGATCTTTTTTCCTGACACGTTTGCATAAAAAACATCATTCCTTCAGCAGTAAAACTTGCGCGTCTTCTTGTAGGAAGCGCGGTGTCGCTTGTGGCTTTAGATGCAACGTCAGACATTTTACCCTTTGTTGATGTCggtcatgtacacacacagttgcTTGCAAAGATTGAGTAAAGCACATACCTTGTGGAACTTTGTTTGCCTTCGTGCACGGAATTGAATGCACGCAGTAGCTGTTGTTGCGCGCGGCTGTGCGCATCACCTGTGAAGGCTTTGGGCCTTTGCGAATTCAAATTGCAGCAAATAATATCCTCCACTCCGTAGTGCAGCTCCAGCGCTCCAGTAGCTTCACCGTTATCCAATACGGTGTCCAAGGAAATTTTACACTGTCGGATGGGTCGTATTATTCGATGTTTGCACTGCATCCAGCCCCCTGGCTCCGTCACTCCTAGGCCCTTTCATTTGTCTGTCTCCCACATCCAGGTGAGTAATCCACTTTCGAAACGGTAATTCAGCAAACGACAAGTCCAGTATCCACACAAACCAACAATATATCCAGGGCGGGTTTTTTACTTAATGTAGTGGCTATTTGTccataaacttaaacaaaaacaaataataacaaacttctcaaatggccacttgaggctatGTCATGGTTAGGCTTTACGCAGGTTCAGAGGTACCAAAGCAAGGTAATGTCCATAACAAGATTGAGTTTGAGGaggtttattcacacacataagcaagcttacagacatttctgctgcctctctcacGCTGGTAAAAAACCATATGCCCTCGTGCCTGCAGTACCTCTCACCTTGACCTACTTATGCAAATGAACATAACACCATGTGACCAACAAACGACAATACAATTAaagcataaatacaaaataaaccaaattaactttaacaagaaaagaaaagaaataaattaggCTATAAATTAACTTAAGcccaaaattaacaaaaataagaatatagCTCCAACAATCACCATCTGGTGTAACAGGTtgcgtttgttttgttttggctgatgCATGGTCTTGACAACAGCATTAATTACAGCATTTGGGAAAAAGATCATGTAAAAACCTACGGCTCTAAAAAAGTACACTTATTTACAAtatgatttttcttttatttcacccTACATGAAATATAGTCTTGAATTGTTATCCTTTTAGTCCCTAATGTCTCCAATGTCAGGGTGGTGAAATCTGATATTGAACCAATGAGATTATTTTTATGTCTGATTATGCTATTATATCAATCAGCCTGTCTGTtcataactataatgctaaatGATCTGGATGGAAATGTGAGAGGTCAATTTTAGCTCACCCTGAGTTTTGTGTATGGGTAGAACAggaattttaaaatgttcaataatgaaaataataataatgaggtAACTCAATCTATTTTGTGGGAAACTTCAAAGTGTGGTAGCAGCATGAACATTTATATTGAGTGGACAATATTGCATAAAGTGAGatatgtaggctatataaaaagtctgacatgtAGGAAACAGTGTCTATCCACTATGACTGCGTTTGAACACCAAGTATCACTGATGTAAACACGGAGCCGCCTCCTCTCATCTCGCCGGAGCCTTGCGCTCTGATAGAACATGGTGCGCCCACTGTGCTCCGACACATGGATGATGCAGGTCTGTGTAAAGATGTGGGCTTAACAGTCTTCGATTTCCTAGTGTTTGGCACCATGAGTCTCATTTCTTCCAGGCCGCACATTTACCAGGAGCAGCCTTAAGTcaaagctgggccagcatggctctatcccagctctttttcctctcttctggAACGATCACAGCACCCACCGTCATGCCTGGTCCTTTTAATTAAGTAGCCTACATAAGTAACGCTGAGACCAGCAAGCATACACAGCTTTAGCTCAGAAGGAACGGAAGAAGAAAAGTATTGCGAGGTAATGCAAAACATATTACAAGGTAACGCAAAACAAGGTCACGTAAAAGTATTGCAAGGTAACACTAAAGTAGTCCTAAAAAAATGTTCTTGTGAGCCtgagttacagtacgtaactacTGTTCTACTTTGCATAGACTATCTCTATTCGGTAAGTCAACGCCTCACTTGGCCCATACCAAACCGACCCACGTGAAATAGGCCGGGGATGGGATGGGGGGCCCGACAGCTGTGCAGGTGCAGACGAAGGTTACACACTGCAACCGTACCAGATGAGCACCATGCAGGGCCAGTGCAAGTAGCGGCCGCTACCCCAACGTCCGGTTGGGAGAAGACGCACCATAAACTCACAGAGGACAATCACACAGACAGAAcgctcagtactgagtgagtcaatAAGAAACGGTAGACATCCCGCAGGTAGAAATGGAAGAACGAGCATGGTGAAGACCAGGAGGCCGTCGTGAAAATATCATCCAATGTCATCTCACCATGcaacaccacagaggaagagacacCTCTCGTGGAGTGGGCCCTGATGCCTTCCGGTGGAGATTCACATAGGCCTGTGAAATTGTCttgcacagccagtgagacagacTGGACTGACTATTTTGCCTATCACGCCATTGGACTGGCCTACAAGTTCCTGCTTACACTCTCTAGGGTACTCACGTAAAAGGCCTCTCCATCTTACagtcccgggctgaatttcagtcccagtacatccctgAGAGAGGGTAATCACTCTCGACCTAAAAGAGGTGGGGCCTCATCTATAAAAGACTGCGCAGCTTTCATACTGAAAAATGGAGTACTCACAGAATTTGAAAAGTACGTACGCACAGAAATATCCACATGTCTAAAACCACGCGTACACCCGGTCCTGCACACCTTTCCTTTATGCATCCGAATCTAAGTGAAATTAAGTGCACATGCAAGAGCCACATACCCTCCCTTGGCTCCTCCTATAAATTACTATACGAATGACCACAAATACGGCAACATCACCTCCTGAAGTCCAAATAACAGCGGCCAATCTTGCTGCAAAACACATGAAAAGAGAAACTACACTGAGTGCCAGATCGAGGTGCTGATCGCTGAAGTGGAAGttcaagaaatattttatttgatgattTGAACTCTTGGATCAGCAACAAACACGAAATGACGTAGTGGCAGAGTGTCTAATGGCAGTCAAAGCAGCCGCCTCAGAGattcaaaatggctgaaataaagaaaacagtctgatgatttttttttctgaggtGGAAGTTATAAAGCACATATTGTTTGATGCAGcttgttcacaaacaaaagtaaattCAGACATCTAAAGGAACCAGTTGAACACTGATGTTCTCAAAGTAAAACACTATCATGAATGGAAAACACTCAATTCATCACAATGACTTTGccttctttttttgttcagtgttacacttacttcaaacagtacatacataagattgttgtaaaatatttgcgaatattatttttatactcaaaacacacaaatacacagtaacaaatatatttaatttttcccACAAATacaatgtacacagtgtacatccCAACCAACAAAAAGTTGCACATACAGTGGTCTACATCCAAAACAACAGAAGATATTACTGTATATAGTtccagtaaaaaaacaaaaacaatgctgCATTCTCTCTTCTGTTTCAGTCTGGCCACAGTACCTCATCGacatcacaagcaatgttttccTTACGAACCAGAGAAGCCCGGACAACGTACCTGAACTGCTCTTGGCCGTCTATCTGATCTGGTGGAACAAGTGTGTTGTGTAGGGTGTCCAGGAATGTGATCAGATGGGCAGTGTTGTAGGGGCCAAGGGTAGCATGGTGATCGATGACGCCGTGGTGGGTAAACTGCTGCACACATTATAATGTTCACGCTGGCCAGGGCCAGCAATGGCACGCAGGCCGATGATAttccttctcctcttttgtctttttgtgaggTTGAATCCAACCTAatcaatgaagatgaactggCGCTCCACTTCAGCCACCTCTAGCTCAGGgattctctgaaacacacttgacaatatcagaaataggcaccctgtagacctgcttcATCCTCAGATTATCTGGACATGGTCCAGTGTCGATAAGCTCACCCTATCAATATTCTGAAATATCTCATTATTTTCTATTGCATTAGCTTATTTCTctattgcttaaacacatttcttgaaatgatgcctctttttctcaaaactctaaataCAAATCCAcgacttctcacccaattccccaaacatccatGAAACTTTCTACTCAAAACCatttaatcttgctgaaaaaccaaactttgctcTCAGACAGGACACACAacccctcaaaaacacacacacactacaacacagtcttacacactggtgagataaattcaaaacaatactacaaaatctggttataagtaatgttgcttgtggatctccccctcaaaaaccttttcacatgatgaacacaaaagtaataacaaatgtgtacatttgcacatttgcacacatttgtcattccttagtgtgctgtacagtacaacacagtaaacaacaaattattctgccccagcttTGGTCTGGCCTCTTTCACCACCTACTCCTCCCCTCTCTACCTCTTCAACCTTGAAtattagtgttttctcaatgacgacacggtgtaggcaatgagacaTGAGAAATTTCTTCCAGTTCCTTGTAAAacccaggtgagacaggtgtgcCTGACAATCTGCACCACCGCCTCGTCCCATGACCGAGCCCACAGCAGCAGGTTGTCCACAGCGCTTTGAGAAAGTGCGTGGGGCCAGTGAGTAACCGAACAGCAGCCAGTTGTACTGGTACTGGGTGTCCCAGGATGACGGGAATGTGCCCTGGTCGGCTGATCCACGGGCAGACCGCATGTCAGCACAATACGAAGTGGAACGGAGACGACAGACTCCTGTTCACACAATGATGACAGATAAGATGAGCAAGAGGGAAATATCTTACATTTCCTGTCGGCTTAGCAGCTCTTAGATGCCGCTCTAGCCGGTCTGCCTTAACCAAGTCGTACCTGACCTGGCCCGTATCGGGTAGGATGATCGACAAAATGCAAATTAGAAGTCATGGACGATCAAattattttgtcaccctatgcATGCCACACACCTCCATGCTCTtttcagctgtgtaactcaaaTCACTCAACctttggtcacaggaatattgatcaatattcactgtcAAAATTTCAATGTTCCAATTTATGTTGGAATGTGGCTGTACGGaaagaaatagtgttttgaagaaaactcccaataaaaacatataaacagtaaatatggcccgAAACATGGACATTTGCCATGTTTTGAAAGGTTgtataataactgttgtatatcagtgtagtagaagatattcaggtacattataatctaccttatgatggttttgatggtttatNNNNNNNNNNNNNNNNNNNNNNNNNNNNNNNNNNNNNNNNNNNNNNNNNNNNNNNNNNNNNNNNNNNNNNNNNNNNNNNNNNNNNNNNNNNNNNNNNNNNtgtactttgtgtgtagtggaactatccaccttcagtgcctattagctgtacattgtgtttaggtaaacattttgcatacctttgaatgttagctccacatttgagt
It encodes:
- the LOC123974997 gene encoding trace amine-associated receptor 13c-like, yielding MRSARGSADQGTFPSSWDTQYQYNWLLFGYSLAPRTFSKRCGQPAAVGSVMGRGGGADCQAHLSHLGFTRNWKKFLMSHCLHRVVIEKTLIFKVEEQFTHHGVIDHHATLGPYNTAHLITFLDTLHNTLVPPDQIDGQEQFRQLHTPTNLLLLSLAVSDFLVGLLVMPFQILSTEPCWLLGDLVCVLYHFIPIITLSASVVNMVLISVDRYVAICDPLHYPTKITAKRVQIWVFLCWGYSVFYSVVLLYDNLKQPGMYNSCYGECVINVIGVVDLIFSFIIPITAIIILYVRVFAVAVSQARAMRSHITAVNLKRSATVTAKKSELKAARSLGVVVAVFLMCYCPFYCVSLSGYELVIGSSTEVLMIFVVLFNSCLNPLIYAFFYPWFRKSVKLIVTLQILQPHSCGANIL